In Streptomyces nojiriensis, one genomic interval encodes:
- a CDS encoding DUF7594 domain-containing protein: MRRSRGLTAALVLSLAGAGTGIGLVLMPEASAITAPVAFTADELPTWQTNGVVWAMAQANGTVFAGGTFSAVRPPEGVAGAEQNAVNFVALDAATGNPTSCKLAFTIGEGTATVRTLVVSKDKKTLYAGGSFGAVNGTPVSSLAAIDIASCTPKASFHPSFPATVRALAVTDDTLYAGGDFAAVEGQTRERFAAVDASSGALKPFVANVDEPGRAVEVTPDGKNVLLGGDFFTVNGSNSHALAVVNATTGAVTKTYNNIPSNSVVKDISTDDTGFYTGHEGSGGGVFDGRIGLRLSDFTEKWRDRCLGATQFVLPYEGVLYSSSHGHDCSTELEFPDGKRNFLLAQPTNHEGAAPAPVDGFVRGPGKLGWHPTANDGMDGTEGIGPRVMAVAEKNDVKYMWVGGEFTLINGKPQWGLTRFASTGDVGAPTTPVASASSVKPGEVQVRWRTSYDADDSKLTYRIYRNGSATPAATVTASSLEWERPQASWNDTTVKAGQSYTYRVTATDAAGNTSALSAVASVTVPTSVQSYPNQVRTDGAELYWRYDDAVSPYVADSSVSGNRSGVQLNTPALKQSPGAVPGSTAMGFNGTSQQVYSDRRQTVGNAFTIETWFKTNTTRGGKLIGFGNNTARSSGSYDRQLYMTNTGRLVFGVYNGSTRTVSTGLFETYNDNQWHHVVGTQGPGGITLYVDGQNKGSLNATSNATYAGYWHVGGDNLANWPTRPTSNFFAGQLDETAVYPSALTQAQVKSHFDLAKAPTDTVSAVKTTEDTYINQGAPSTAYGTSTSLAVRGSGSLYETYMRFNLPAAPAGQVLKSASLQIKTSTQANSGTTDTVKVLPVTGNWTGAGTTFNTKPTLGTTPLGTIAGVAEGSAVHNVELDTAAVSAALGTSYGLGLTSTGTDPLWIWSSEATAAEGTPQLVLTFGAK; encoded by the coding sequence ATGCGTAGATCCAGAGGGCTGACTGCCGCCCTCGTACTGTCACTGGCCGGTGCGGGCACCGGCATAGGCCTGGTGCTGATGCCTGAGGCGTCCGCCATCACGGCTCCGGTGGCATTCACCGCCGACGAGCTGCCGACCTGGCAGACGAACGGCGTCGTCTGGGCGATGGCCCAGGCGAACGGCACCGTCTTCGCCGGCGGTACCTTCTCGGCCGTCCGTCCGCCCGAGGGTGTGGCCGGCGCGGAGCAGAACGCCGTGAACTTCGTGGCGCTCGACGCCGCGACCGGCAATCCCACCTCCTGCAAGCTGGCCTTCACCATCGGCGAAGGCACCGCGACCGTGCGCACGCTGGTCGTCTCGAAGGACAAGAAGACCCTCTACGCGGGCGGGTCCTTCGGCGCCGTCAACGGCACCCCGGTCTCCAGCCTCGCCGCGATCGACATCGCGAGCTGCACCCCCAAGGCATCGTTCCACCCGAGCTTCCCCGCCACCGTGCGCGCGCTCGCCGTCACCGACGACACCCTGTACGCGGGTGGCGACTTCGCCGCCGTCGAGGGCCAGACCCGCGAGCGGTTCGCCGCCGTGGACGCCTCCTCCGGTGCGCTGAAGCCCTTCGTCGCCAACGTCGACGAGCCGGGCCGCGCGGTCGAGGTCACCCCCGACGGCAAGAACGTCCTCCTCGGCGGCGACTTCTTCACCGTCAACGGCTCCAACAGCCACGCCCTCGCGGTGGTCAACGCCACCACGGGTGCGGTCACCAAGACGTACAACAACATCCCGTCGAACTCGGTCGTCAAGGACATCTCCACCGACGACACCGGCTTCTACACGGGTCACGAGGGCTCCGGCGGCGGCGTCTTCGACGGCCGCATCGGTCTGCGCCTGAGCGACTTCACCGAGAAGTGGCGCGACCGCTGCCTCGGCGCCACCCAGTTCGTCCTCCCGTACGAGGGAGTGCTCTACAGCTCCTCGCACGGGCACGACTGCTCCACCGAGCTGGAGTTCCCCGACGGCAAGCGGAACTTCCTGCTGGCCCAGCCGACCAACCACGAAGGCGCAGCCCCCGCGCCCGTGGACGGCTTCGTGCGCGGCCCCGGCAAGCTCGGCTGGCACCCCACGGCCAACGACGGCATGGACGGCACCGAGGGCATCGGCCCGCGCGTCATGGCCGTGGCCGAGAAGAACGACGTCAAGTACATGTGGGTCGGCGGTGAGTTCACCCTCATCAACGGCAAGCCGCAGTGGGGCCTGACCCGCTTCGCCTCCACCGGCGACGTCGGCGCCCCGACCACCCCGGTGGCCAGCGCCTCCAGCGTCAAGCCCGGCGAGGTCCAGGTCCGCTGGCGCACCAGCTACGACGCGGACGACAGCAAGCTGACGTACCGCATCTACCGCAACGGCTCGGCCACCCCGGCCGCCACCGTCACCGCCAGCTCGCTGGAGTGGGAGCGCCCCCAGGCCTCCTGGAACGACACCACGGTCAAGGCCGGCCAGAGCTACACCTACCGGGTGACCGCGACCGACGCCGCCGGCAACACCAGCGCCCTGTCGGCCGTCGCCTCGGTGACCGTCCCGACCTCGGTCCAGTCCTACCCGAACCAGGTCCGCACCGACGGCGCCGAGCTCTACTGGCGCTACGACGACGCGGTCAGCCCCTACGTCGCCGACTCCTCGGTGTCCGGCAACCGCAGCGGCGTCCAGCTCAACACCCCCGCCCTGAAGCAGTCGCCCGGCGCCGTCCCCGGCAGCACGGCGATGGGCTTCAACGGGACCAGCCAGCAGGTGTACAGCGACCGCCGTCAGACGGTCGGCAACGCGTTCACCATCGAGACCTGGTTCAAGACGAACACCACGCGCGGCGGCAAGCTCATCGGCTTCGGCAACAACACCGCGCGCAGCAGCGGCTCGTACGACCGCCAGCTGTACATGACCAACACCGGCCGCCTGGTCTTCGGCGTCTACAACGGCTCGACCCGGACCGTTTCCACGGGCCTGTTCGAGACGTACAACGACAACCAGTGGCACCACGTGGTCGGCACCCAGGGCCCCGGCGGCATCACGCTCTACGTCGACGGCCAGAACAAGGGCTCCCTGAACGCCACGAGCAACGCCACCTACGCGGGCTACTGGCACGTCGGCGGCGACAACCTCGCCAACTGGCCGACCCGCCCGACGAGCAACTTCTTCGCGGGTCAGCTCGACGAGACGGCGGTCTACCCGTCGGCGCTCACCCAGGCCCAGGTCAAGAGCCACTTCGACCTGGCCAAGGCGCCCACCGACACGGTCTCCGCGGTCAAGACGACCGAGGACACCTACATCAACCAGGGCGCCCCGAGCACCGCCTACGGCACGTCCACCTCGCTCGCGGTCCGCGGCAGCGGCTCGCTGTACGAGACGTACATGCGCTTCAACCTGCCGGCCGCCCCGGCCGGCCAGGTCCTGAAGTCCGCCTCGCTGCAGATCAAGACCAGCACGCAGGCGAACTCCGGCACCACCGACACCGTCAAGGTGCTCCCGGTGACCGGTAACTGGACCGGCGCGGGTACGACCTTCAACACCAAGCCCACCCTCGGCACCACCCCGCTCGGCACCATCGCGGGCGTGGCGGAGGGCTCCGCGGTCCACAACGTGGAGCTGGACACCGCCGCGGTCTCCGCGGCGCTGGGCACGAGCTACGGCCTGGGCCTGACGAGCACGGGCACCGACCCGCTGTGGATCTGGTCCTCCGAGGCCACGGCGGCGGAGGGCACTCCGCAGCTGGTCCTCACCTTCGGCGCGAAGTAA
- a CDS encoding DUF6458 family protein produces the protein MGIGGCIVLIVVGAVLTFASDWELESVDLDLVGLIMMAVGGIGLAVYTSIYKRRRSTGAAIPVVDDHRRDVI, from the coding sequence ATGGGCATCGGCGGATGCATCGTCCTGATCGTGGTGGGGGCCGTCCTCACCTTCGCCAGCGACTGGGAGCTGGAGAGCGTCGACCTCGACCTGGTCGGCCTGATCATGATGGCGGTCGGCGGCATCGGCCTCGCCGTCTACACGAGCATCTACAAACGCCGCCGGTCCACGGGCGCCGCGATCCCGGTGGTGGACGACCACCGCCGGGACGTCATCTGA
- a CDS encoding glycosyltransferase translates to MRVLHAVTLHSPSHAFGGPVRVALNLTKGLRARGHEARLLALGEGFDPWPTAVEGVPAKLFPARRLLPFGFSGMTSPALLASAGRLVREADLVHVHLARDLVTLPVALAALRAGKPLVLQTHGMVDPSEKLLAKVLDAVAVRRLLRGADAVLYLTPHEREGLDAVVGAPPLAQAVRLVNGTPAQEERPPLSGPPRILYSARLQARKRPVDFVDAAPAVLAAHPDAHFVVAGPDEGELGAVRARIGALGLTDRFTVPGALSSAEVLTELRRAHVYVLPSVDEPFPMSVLEALSVGVPTVVTHSNGLARDIARTGAGHAVDPGPAGLATAVLNLLDPAANHEASLSARKLAAESFSMDAVLDTLLPVYEGVRGVR, encoded by the coding sequence ATGCGCGTCCTGCACGCCGTCACGCTGCACTCCCCCTCGCACGCCTTCGGCGGTCCGGTCCGGGTCGCCCTGAACCTGACAAAGGGGCTGCGGGCCCGGGGTCACGAGGCGCGACTGCTCGCGCTCGGCGAGGGCTTCGATCCGTGGCCGACCGCCGTGGAGGGCGTGCCGGCGAAGCTGTTCCCGGCCCGCCGCCTGCTCCCCTTCGGCTTCAGCGGGATGACCTCGCCGGCGCTCCTGGCGTCGGCGGGCCGGCTGGTGCGCGAAGCCGACCTGGTCCACGTCCACCTGGCCCGGGACCTGGTGACCCTGCCGGTGGCGCTGGCCGCGCTGCGGGCGGGCAAGCCGCTGGTGCTGCAGACCCACGGCATGGTGGACCCGAGCGAGAAGCTGCTGGCCAAGGTGCTGGACGCGGTGGCGGTACGCCGGCTGCTGCGCGGCGCGGACGCGGTGCTGTACCTGACCCCGCACGAGCGGGAGGGACTGGACGCGGTGGTCGGCGCCCCGCCCTTGGCGCAGGCGGTCCGCCTGGTCAACGGGACCCCCGCGCAGGAGGAACGGCCTCCGCTGAGCGGCCCGCCGCGCATCCTGTACTCGGCGCGCCTGCAGGCCCGTAAGCGGCCGGTGGACTTCGTGGACGCGGCCCCGGCGGTCCTCGCCGCCCACCCGGACGCCCACTTCGTGGTCGCGGGACCGGACGAGGGCGAACTGGGAGCCGTACGGGCCCGGATCGGGGCGCTGGGCCTCACCGACCGGTTCACGGTCCCGGGAGCCCTCTCCAGTGCGGAGGTCCTCACGGAACTGCGCCGGGCCCACGTCTACGTCCTGCCGTCGGTGGACGAACCGTTCCCCATGTCGGTCCTGGAAGCCCTCTCCGTAGGCGTCCCGACCGTGGTGACCCACTCCAACGGCCTGGCCCGCGACATCGCCCGCACCGGCGCCGGCCACGCCGTCGACCCCGGCCCTGCAGGCCTCGCCACCGCCGTCCTGAACCTCCTGGACCCGGCCGCCAACCACGAGGCCTCCCTGTCCGCCCGCAAACTGGCCGCGGAATCCTTCTCCATGGACGCCGTCCTGGACACCCTCCTCCCGGTCTACGAGGGCGTTCGCGGCGTCAGATGA
- a CDS encoding WcaF family extracellular polysaccharide biosynthesis acetyltransferase: MRDLPSFTLAGYDKGRGLLTQALWFAVMNTLFMSWFCPARVRVSLLRAFGAKIGEGVLIRHRVRVLWPWKLDIGDHTWIGEGAWLLNLEPVTIGANVCVSQEAMLCTGSHDHRAADFRYRNAPIVVEDGAWVAVRATVLAGVTVGRCAVAGAGAVVHKDLPELTLQTQDGQRRPVEEPK, translated from the coding sequence TTGCGGGATCTTCCTTCCTTCACCCTGGCCGGGTACGACAAGGGCCGCGGGCTGCTGACGCAGGCGCTCTGGTTCGCCGTGATGAACACGCTGTTCATGAGCTGGTTCTGTCCGGCGCGGGTGCGGGTGTCGCTGCTGCGGGCCTTCGGGGCGAAGATCGGCGAAGGCGTGCTGATCCGGCACCGGGTGCGGGTGCTGTGGCCGTGGAAGCTCGACATCGGGGACCACACCTGGATAGGTGAGGGCGCCTGGCTGCTGAACCTGGAGCCGGTGACCATCGGGGCGAACGTGTGCGTCTCGCAGGAAGCCATGCTGTGCACCGGCTCGCACGACCACCGGGCCGCCGACTTCCGCTACCGCAACGCCCCGATCGTGGTCGAGGACGGCGCGTGGGTGGCGGTACGGGCGACCGTGCTCGCCGGGGTCACGGTGGGCCGCTGCGCGGTCGCCGGGGCCGGCGCCGTGGTCCACAAGGACCTGCCCGAGCTGACCCTGCAGACCCAGGACGGGCAGCGCCGCCCGGTGGAGGAGCCCAAGTGA